A section of the Anabaena cylindrica PCC 7122 genome encodes:
- a CDS encoding NAD-dependent epimerase/dehydratase family protein, which produces MTKIIVTGAAGFIGSHLVDRLLQQGEEVIGIDEINDYYDPLLKRKNIATCERSPNFTLIEGDIQFLDLPKILQDVEVVYHQAAQAGVRNSWGQGFRAYTERNISATQVLLEAAKDAKSLKRLVFASTSSVYGDAETLPTHEKIAPQPVSPYGITKLAAERLCGLYHKNFGVPFVSLRYFTVYGPRQRPDMAFHKFFKAVLEDEAIPVYGDGQQTRDFTFVSDAVAANLAAATVPEAIGEIFNIGGGSRVVLAEVLDTIEEIVGKPIKRNHIEKAMGDARHTAADVSKARKILGYQPQVSLRDGLSKEWEWVKGLYS; this is translated from the coding sequence ATGACTAAAATTATCGTTACTGGAGCCGCTGGGTTTATAGGTTCTCACCTGGTTGATAGGTTATTGCAACAGGGAGAAGAAGTAATTGGCATTGATGAAATTAATGATTACTATGATCCACTGTTAAAGCGAAAAAATATTGCTACCTGCGAGCGATCGCCTAACTTTACCTTAATTGAAGGCGATATTCAATTTTTAGATTTACCAAAAATTCTCCAAGATGTAGAGGTAGTCTATCATCAGGCAGCACAAGCTGGGGTGAGAAATTCTTGGGGACAAGGCTTTCGGGCTTACACTGAACGCAATATTAGTGCTACACAAGTGTTGTTAGAAGCTGCAAAAGATGCAAAATCTCTGAAAAGGCTAGTATTTGCTTCTACATCGAGTGTATATGGTGATGCCGAAACTTTACCTACTCATGAAAAAATTGCTCCTCAACCAGTTTCACCCTATGGTATTACCAAGTTAGCGGCTGAAAGATTGTGTGGACTATACCATAAAAATTTTGGTGTACCTTTTGTATCCTTGCGCTATTTCACTGTTTATGGGCCAAGACAACGCCCAGATATGGCATTTCATAAGTTCTTTAAAGCTGTTTTAGAGGATGAAGCAATTCCTGTGTATGGTGATGGACAGCAAACGCGAGATTTTACATTTGTCAGTGATGCTGTTGCTGCTAATTTAGCTGCTGCTACTGTACCAGAAGCCATAGGGGAAATTTTTAATATTGGTGGTGGTAGCAGAGTAGTTTTGGCGGAAGTATTAGATACAATCGAGGAAATTGTTGGTAAGCCTATCAAACGCAACCATATTGAAAAAGCGATGGGAGATGCGCGTCACACTGCTGCTGATGTATCTAAGGCGCGGAAAATTCTGGGATATCAGCCACAAGTTTCTCTGAGGGATGGTTTGAGTAAGGAATGGGAGTGGGTTAAGGGTTTGTATAGTTGA
- a CDS encoding DUF29 domain-containing protein: MTVAWDELVFKSPYLAVLKAKELLQEGQMTEAYNILESLAESMGRSEKRAVISQLTRLMLHIIKWKCQPEKRSASWVISIRSARREIADSQEEMPSLNRDFLNSIWDKCFAAAKQDARDEMGKKPEILVLSWDEVFEQTYTLWDD; the protein is encoded by the coding sequence ATGACAGTAGCATGGGATGAACTGGTATTTAAATCACCATACTTAGCAGTACTGAAAGCAAAAGAATTGCTACAGGAAGGCCAAATGACAGAAGCCTACAATATTTTGGAGAGTTTAGCCGAGTCAATGGGACGATCAGAAAAGAGGGCAGTGATTAGTCAACTAACTCGACTCATGCTACATATAATCAAATGGAAATGTCAGCCTGAAAAACGTAGTGCCAGTTGGGTGATTTCGATTCGTTCGGCGCGGCGAGAAATTGCAGATAGTCAAGAGGAGATGCCAAGCCTCAATAGAGATTTTTTAAACTCAATTTGGGATAAGTGTTTTGCGGCAGCCAAACAGGATGCTAGAGACGAAATGGGTAAAAAGCCAGAAATTTTAGTTCTGAGTTGGGATGAAGTTTTTGAACAAACATATACACTTTGGGATGATTAA
- the nblS gene encoding two-component system sensor histidine kinase NblS — MLAFLTTIRDAFANGVSKTLAHWWYEFTLQTKLLAVATLVVSLVMSGLTFWAVNTIQQDARLNDTRFGRDLGLLLASNVAPLIADQNLTEVAQFSQRFYSSTSSVRYMLYADETGKIFFGIPFWEPEVENSLTIKRKIQLPEDYPGNDDQPMVRQHNTPDGVVTDVFIPLIVNQKYLGVLAVGINPNQTAVISTNFTRDVTIAVFITIWVMVILAGVINALTITKPIKELLVGVKQIAAGNFKQRIDLPLGGELGELIFSFNEMAERLERYEEQNIEELTAEKAKLETLVSTIADGAVLIDNNMQVILVNPTARRIFAWEGIDVVGKNVLHHLPQSVQIEITRTLYEMAAGERESAEFRIPLDQPTKRTIRILLTTVLNLQRESIKGIAITVQDITREVELNEAKSQFISNISHELRTPLFNIKTYIETLHDYGEDLDIEERREFLETVNHETDRLTRLVNDVLDLSKLESGRTYNFDGVDLAQALEQTLRTYQLNARDKGIELVQEVASNLPLVIGNYDLLLQVFGNLIGNALKFSPAGGKVAIRAYQVNPQLHSTFSAPDVNFALSELRHEDNSRSKVRIEISDTGIGIGPEDQQAIFDRFFRVENRVHTLEGTGLGLSIVRNIMERHHSQVNLVSEVGVGTTFWFDLDIVEEEVSPPLLETTNEASEVTTT, encoded by the coding sequence ATGCTGGCTTTTTTAACAACAATCCGAGATGCATTTGCCAATGGCGTATCGAAAACACTCGCTCATTGGTGGTATGAGTTCACCCTCCAAACCAAACTCCTAGCTGTCGCCACCTTGGTCGTTTCCCTGGTAATGAGTGGTCTCACCTTCTGGGCAGTGAATACAATTCAGCAAGATGCACGTCTCAACGATACCCGCTTTGGTCGTGATCTAGGACTACTACTTGCATCTAACGTTGCCCCACTCATTGCTGATCAAAATCTCACAGAAGTTGCCCAATTCTCCCAACGCTTCTATAGCAGCACCTCCAGCGTGCGTTATATGCTTTACGCCGATGAAACCGGAAAAATCTTTTTTGGCATTCCTTTTTGGGAACCAGAGGTAGAAAACTCCCTCACCATCAAGCGAAAAATCCAACTACCAGAAGATTATCCTGGAAATGATGATCAACCAATGGTACGTCAACATAATACTCCAGATGGTGTAGTCACCGATGTATTTATCCCTCTAATCGTCAATCAGAAATATTTAGGTGTCTTAGCAGTCGGTATCAACCCCAACCAAACCGCAGTCATATCTACCAACTTCACCCGTGATGTCACCATAGCCGTCTTCATCACTATTTGGGTCATGGTGATTTTAGCAGGAGTAATTAACGCCTTAACCATCACTAAACCAATCAAAGAACTACTCGTAGGCGTAAAACAAATTGCTGCTGGAAATTTTAAACAGCGAATTGACTTACCTCTAGGAGGAGAATTAGGTGAGCTTATTTTTAGCTTTAATGAAATGGCAGAACGGCTAGAGCGCTATGAAGAGCAAAATATTGAAGAACTGACAGCCGAAAAAGCCAAGTTAGAAACCTTGGTTTCCACCATTGCTGATGGTGCAGTATTAATTGACAATAATATGCAGGTAATTTTAGTCAATCCCACAGCTCGGCGAATTTTTGCTTGGGAAGGGATTGATGTAGTAGGTAAAAATGTCTTGCATCATCTACCTCAAAGCGTGCAAATAGAAATCACCCGCACACTATACGAAATGGCCGCAGGAGAACGTGAAAGCGCCGAATTTCGTATCCCCCTCGACCAACCCACCAAACGCACAATCCGTATTCTCTTAACTACAGTACTTAACCTACAACGAGAAAGTATTAAAGGTATCGCCATTACAGTTCAAGATATCACCCGCGAAGTAGAACTGAATGAAGCCAAAAGCCAATTTATCAGCAATATCTCTCACGAACTGCGAACACCCCTCTTTAACATCAAAACCTATATAGAAACCCTACATGATTATGGTGAAGACCTGGATATAGAAGAACGACGTGAATTTCTCGAAACTGTCAATCATGAAACCGACAGACTCACCCGGTTAGTCAACGATGTCCTAGATTTGTCAAAACTTGAATCCGGTCGTACTTACAATTTTGATGGTGTTGATTTAGCGCAAGCACTAGAGCAAACATTACGTACTTACCAACTCAATGCTAGAGATAAAGGAATTGAACTCGTTCAGGAAGTTGCTTCTAACCTACCTCTAGTTATTGGTAATTATGATTTATTATTGCAAGTATTTGGTAACCTCATCGGTAACGCTCTGAAGTTTAGCCCAGCAGGGGGCAAAGTAGCCATCCGAGCCTACCAGGTAAATCCTCAACTCCACTCCACCTTTTCTGCTCCTGACGTAAACTTTGCCCTCTCAGAACTGCGACACGAAGATAATTCTCGTTCCAAAGTGCGGATAGAAATCAGTGATACAGGAATTGGTATTGGGCCAGAAGACCAACAAGCCATCTTTGACCGCTTTTTCAGAGTAGAAAATCGAGTTCACACTCTCGAAGGCACAGGTTTAGGTCTGTCCATTGTCAGAAACATCATGGAAAGACATCACAGTCAAGTTAATTTAGTCAGTGAAGTTGGTGTAGGTACTACTTTTTGGTTTGATTTAGACATTGTTGAAGAAGAAGTATCACCACCCCTCCTAGAAACTACCAATGAAGCTTCTGAAGTTACAACAACCTGA
- a CDS encoding zinc ribbon domain-containing protein has translation MSTVSCSRCHQTIDSQAISCPYCRITLKAYGHPGVPLHQANGDYYLCESCVYHQDDSCNFIQRPYAKSCTLYQNLEESKLELLLQQSKNSGIVVVKNWLQRHQALLLLIFIFLVCLLIALSAS, from the coding sequence TTGAGTACTGTATCTTGTTCCCGATGTCATCAAACTATTGATAGTCAGGCAATTTCTTGTCCCTATTGCCGGATTACTCTCAAAGCTTATGGACACCCTGGAGTTCCCTTACACCAAGCGAATGGGGACTATTATTTGTGTGAAAGCTGCGTCTATCACCAAGATGATAGTTGTAATTTTATTCAACGTCCTTATGCCAAAAGCTGCACGCTTTATCAAAATTTAGAAGAGAGTAAATTAGAGTTATTGCTACAGCAGAGTAAAAACAGTGGAATAGTAGTTGTAAAAAACTGGCTTCAACGCCATCAAGCTTTGCTGCTACTGATTTTTATATTTTTGGTATGTCTGCTCATTGCTCTGTCCGCATCCTAG
- a CDS encoding DUF29 domain-containing protein translates to MKELGKERSLYEQDILLWVEDTVTKLKAGDFQNLDIENLIEEVESLGISQKRELSSRLLVLLEHLLKRLYVPLSENYRGWEKTIRNQRNGLELLFQDAPSLKNQWHTSFDNAWRIALKTVRKEYPQVTFPEQWQYPSDLETMLNLDFWEEES, encoded by the coding sequence ATGAAAGAACTAGGAAAAGAGCGATCGCTTTACGAGCAGGATATTCTGCTATGGGTGGAAGATACTGTGACTAAGCTCAAAGCAGGAGATTTTCAGAATTTGGATATTGAGAATTTGATTGAAGAGGTAGAATCCTTGGGGATTTCACAAAAAAGGGAACTCAGTAGTCGTTTGCTCGTTTTACTAGAACACTTACTCAAACGCCTGTATGTTCCGTTATCCGAAAATTATCGAGGCTGGGAAAAAACTATTCGCAATCAACGTAATGGACTAGAGCTTTTGTTTCAAGACGCACCTAGTCTTAAAAATCAGTGGCATACCAGCTTTGATAATGCTTGGAGAATTGCCCTCAAAACTGTGCGTAAAGAATATCCACAGGTTACTTTTCCCGAACAGTGGCAATATCCATCCGATTTAGAAACAATGCTTAATCTAGATTTTTGGGAAGAAGAAAGCTAG
- a CDS encoding pentapeptide repeat-containing protein — translation MRITAEELLQRYAAGERDFSRISLRRANLQGVNLSNINLSGADLYAACLRGINLSNANLTSANLLDILLEEVEFDDSNLSGANLGGATVRNSSLKRVNVESGNLTEVCMDCVDLASANFRGVSFGETSFYNCNLRNAFADRNSLCACYLSKTIMPEGDLLTNVIEE, via the coding sequence ATGAGAATAACTGCTGAGGAGTTGTTGCAACGCTATGCTGCTGGCGAGAGAGATTTTTCTAGAATCAGCTTGAGACGTGCTAATTTGCAAGGAGTCAACTTGAGTAATATAAACCTGAGTGGGGCTGATTTGTACGCTGCCTGTTTGAGAGGCATAAACCTGAGTAATGCTAACCTCACTAGTGCCAACCTGCTTGATATCTTATTGGAGGAAGTCGAGTTCGATGATTCTAACCTCAGTGGTGCCAACCTGGGCGGTGCTACTGTCAGAAACTCCAGCCTAAAGCGAGTCAACGTTGAAAGTGGCAACTTGACTGAAGTTTGTATGGATTGCGTTGATTTGGCAAGTGCTAACTTCAGAGGAGTTTCCTTTGGTGAAACATCCTTCTACAACTGTAACCTCAGAAATGCTTTTGCAGACAGAAATAGCCTGTGTGCCTGCTATTTGAGTAAAACCATTATGCCTGAAGGAGATCTCCTCACCAACGTGATTGAGGAATAA
- the purD gene encoding phosphoribosylamine--glycine ligase has translation MKVLIVGNGGREHALAWKLLQSKKIEQVVCVPGNGGTASMEGCQNLPLSVNDFAGISQFALEKDISLVVVGPEVPLANGITDYLQSQGLMVFGPVKAGAQIEASKAWAKALMQKAGIPTAKAAVFTEAAAAKSYLKAEGVPIVVKADGLAAGKGVTVAQTLEQAENAIDAIFQGQFGSAGNFVVIEECLLGEEVSVLALTDGLTIRPLLPAQDHKRIGEGDTGENTGGMGAYAPAPIATVELMARVQTEVLEKAIAALRTAGIDYRGVLYAGLMVSPDGNFKVLEFNCRFGDPETQVILPLLETPLEDLLLACIQQRLGKMPPIVWQQGSAATVVAASGGYPGDYEKGKIITGIEEAETAGAIVFHAGTNLNTAQQIVTDGGRVLNITATGENFPQAIAQAYASIKHIQFPEVYYRRDIGHRFLKNE, from the coding sequence GTGAAGGTTTTAATTGTAGGTAATGGGGGACGTGAACACGCTCTAGCGTGGAAGCTGTTGCAATCCAAGAAAATTGAGCAAGTTGTCTGTGTACCTGGAAATGGGGGTACAGCAAGTATGGAAGGTTGCCAAAACTTGCCCCTCTCAGTTAATGACTTTGCAGGTATCAGTCAATTTGCTTTAGAAAAGGATATTTCTTTAGTAGTGGTGGGGCCAGAAGTGCCATTGGCCAATGGCATTACAGACTATCTCCAAAGTCAAGGACTGATGGTATTTGGCCCAGTTAAGGCAGGAGCGCAAATTGAAGCTAGTAAGGCTTGGGCTAAGGCTTTGATGCAGAAAGCCGGAATTCCTACAGCCAAGGCAGCGGTATTTACAGAAGCAGCAGCAGCAAAATCTTATCTAAAAGCAGAAGGAGTGCCAATAGTTGTCAAAGCTGACGGACTAGCCGCGGGGAAGGGTGTAACAGTTGCTCAAACTTTAGAACAGGCAGAAAATGCCATTGATGCGATTTTTCAAGGGCAGTTTGGCAGTGCAGGCAATTTTGTTGTTATTGAAGAATGTTTGTTAGGAGAAGAGGTTTCTGTCTTAGCATTAACAGATGGTTTAACAATTCGTCCGTTATTACCTGCTCAAGATCATAAACGCATTGGGGAGGGCGATACAGGAGAAAATACTGGGGGAATGGGAGCCTATGCTCCAGCGCCTATTGCTACAGTGGAGTTGATGGCACGGGTTCAAACTGAAGTTTTAGAAAAAGCGATCGCAGCTTTAAGAACCGCAGGTATTGACTACCGAGGCGTTCTGTATGCTGGGTTAATGGTTTCACCTGATGGCAATTTTAAAGTTTTAGAATTTAACTGTCGCTTTGGTGATCCAGAAACGCAAGTCATATTGCCATTACTAGAAACACCTCTGGAAGATTTGCTCTTGGCTTGCATTCAACAGCGTTTAGGAAAAATGCCTCCAATTGTTTGGCAACAAGGGTCTGCCGCTACCGTAGTGGCTGCTTCGGGTGGTTATCCTGGAGATTATGAAAAAGGTAAAATAATCACCGGTATTGAGGAAGCTGAAACTGCCGGAGCAATCGTGTTTCACGCCGGCACGAACTTAAATACAGCCCAACAAATCGTGACAGATGGTGGTAGAGTTTTAAATATCACTGCAACGGGTGAAAATTTCCCCCAAGCGATCGCTCAAGCATATGCTAGTATCAAACACATTCAATTTCCAGAAGTATATTACCGTAGAGATATCGGTCATAGATTCCTGAAAAACGAATAA